tcttgtatgcagcagaaagatggattctgtttttgtattcattctgtcagcctgtgtctttttataggtgaattgagaccattaatattaatggatattaataaccagtgattgttaattcctgttattttattttatttttttttggtaatagtgttgtgtgtttctcttctttggtatctgttggtgtgggattatctattgcctgtattttcatggttgtatctaacttccttcggttgcatttttccttctagtgctttctgtagggctggatttgtggataggtattttttaaatctggttttatcatggaatattttgtttattccatctatggcaattggaagttttgctggatataatagactgggttggcatccatggtctcttagtgtctgcctaacatctgtccaggaccttctggctttctgagtctccattgagaagttaggtgTCTGacttctgataggtctgcctttatatgttacttggctttttttcctttgcagttcttaatttttttattctgtatgtttaatggtttgattattatgtgagaaggttttttttttttttttggatccagtctatttggtgttctgtaaacttcttttaccttcataggcatttccttttttaagttgggaaagttttcttctatgattttgttgaatatattttctgtgcctttgagttggtattcttctccttcttctatctctattattcataggtttggtcttttcatggtgtcacaaatttcctggacgttttgtgttaacttttttttggctttagtgttttctttgactgatgaatctatttcctctattgtatcttcaacaccagggattctctcttccatctcttgcattctcttggttatgcttgcatctgtagttcctgttcatttactcagattttccatttccatttccagtcttccctcagtttgtgtctatTTCAGTTTCAAATCTTGGACTTTttcattcacctgtttaattgctttttcttgactttctttgagggatttattgatttcttccatttttttgtttgtcttttctttgaattctttaatggtagttttcatttcttttttaaaagcttctatcatcttaaagtcatttttaaggtctatttcttctgcttcttctgctttgggatgttcatgTCTTGATGTAGCACCACTAgcttctgatggtgccatattggtctttatgttgttgactgtatttttgcactggcatctactcatctctttctccactctgTGCAGGTGCtgcctgtgtctgagggagcctcttttggtccggttgatactcttggtctaatgggagctcttggtctcatccgggctcttggtccaatctgttcCCAATCAGTGCAGAGTGAGCTTATGTCTCTGGTTttcactggtgtcacagggggctgttttcttggtgaGAGGGCGGGGGTAGAGGAAGCTGGCTGGTCTCTGGGGCTCCAAAGGCTTGGGGAAAGGGCACAGGTAGTGCCCCTGGGGCCTAGGGCCCAGGGACCTGGTCTGCCCAGTAAGGAGATGGGGCCTTACTTGATCCCAATGGGTGCAGGATGTGCTTATGTCTCCCTTAGTTTCCAAACTTACAAAGTATAAATGAGCATGTGATGAATGTAGAGGATCCTTATAGGCAGCTTCTTAATTTTTCTGAatttaaaatcaaaacatattgttTGAAAACTCTTCAAAACTGGGTCTGCAATAGAGGCCATGATCTTTCTGAAATAAAGTCATAAATGTTTTTTGATCTGGAAGGCACAAAAGTAGTCATTTGAGCCAAGGAGgttcattaattatttttctcttgagtAAATTATTACACTAAATTTAACCTAACTTGgaaacatacaaatacatgtgTCCACTGAGAAGTCCACTGTCTTCTACTCAGTCAGCTCTATTAGAGGAGCTCAGTCTCAGCAGCTGGACTCCCGGGCTCTGCTTTTCCCATGGCTCCTGGAGATCTCCCAGCctcccttcctctgtgtgtgtgtctgctgctggcctctggctttgcccaggcaggcaggctgctggTGGTGCCCATGGATGGGAGCCAATGGTTTACCATGCAGTCGGTTGTGGAGAAACTCACCCACAGAGGGCATGAGGTGGTGACAGTTGTGCCAGAGGTGAGTTGGCAATTGGGAAAATCCCTGAATTTGACAGTGAAGATGTACTCAACTTCTCACACTCTAGAGGAATTCAATCGTAAGTTCAAGTACTTTTCTGACTCTCAATGGATAACTCCAAAACAAAGGtggctttatttaaaaacaaactcaggCAACGTGTTTTTTGAACTAATATCTTCACACTGTAGGAGTTTGTTTAACGACAAGAAGTTAGTGGAGTacttgaagcagagttcttttgatgCTGTGTTTCTGGATccttttgatgtgtgtggcttaACTGTGGCCAAGTATTTGTCACTCCCTTCAGTGGTCTTTTCAAGGTATCTCCTTTGCCACCATCTTGAAGCGGGCACACAGTGCCCCAGTCCACTGTCTTATGTTCCGAGACTCTTCTCAAAATTCACAGACACCATGACTTTCATGGAGAGAGTGTTGAACCTTGTTTTCTACATTGAAGAGTGGGCATTTTGCAACTATATTTTCAAAACTGCAGTAGAAATTGCCTCTGAAGTTCTCCAGACCCCAGTGACTATGGATGACCTTTTCAGCCAAGTGTCCGTTTGGTTGTTACGCACAGACTTTGTGTTAGATTTCCCCAGACCTGTGATGCCCAACATGGTCTTCATTGGTGGGATCAACTGCCAACAAAGAAAGCTGATTTCCAAGGTACATTTTCTCTCCTTTAGCACATGAAGAGAGGCCTGGGTTCAGGCCATTAAAAGGAAACTCTTTGCTGAGCTGTGGTTTGTCATTTGTatcactccatatggaatttcttccTGGGTTATAGAATTGTTTTGTACCAATTCACCAATTAGGAAACAGTTCTATATAGATTCCCTATtgatatgcatgtgtacacctaTTTCATAATTGCATGTACATTCTAAGATACAAtctaaatttaaatatgtatgtgtgttttcctgtttgtgtgtgtatgtcaggaTCATTACAttagaaaggagaggggacaaaGAAAACTTTGCTGAGGAGGAACAAAATGGTCCTGATAGACATGtcacatgaaaacagaaaggggAATATTCGGGGGTAGGAAGAGAACATATGGAATGTAAGGCTGGCTAGAGAGAGCGTGGAATAAAGAGGAGAAGAGTACAACATGTCTGGAAAATGCCATAATACCACCAAATCATTTGTATGCtaacttagaaaagaaatttaaaaagaaaaaaatcttgagcctatattttactgtttttttggAGATGTTTatcaaacacatcaagccacgaAGCAGCCCTCATTATTTGTCAGCTGCTCTGTAGGAGTGAACATGCAGTTTtcccaaattttaaaaagtcattaataTGATATGTAGGATGCAAGGAAGgtgcatttgtttttttttcaccaaaataaattataataagataaaagaaaaagcacCATATCAAAACTGGACAAGATAGCCAACAGAAAAAGAAGGTCATGAAGAAAGGTCACTTGTTaacacattcaggagtcccataaaagtactTAACGGAAAGCTATGGTgtatattcagagggcctggtgcagacccatgcaggccctgtgtatactacatcagtctctgtgagttcacatgagcatTGCTGAGTTGTTTTAGAGAACCTTATCTCagggtgtcctccatcccttcttcctcTGCCCGTCCAActccttctgcctctcttccttggggtttgctgagctctgaggggaggcaTTTGAGGGAGACAACTCCTTAAGAGCTGTGTGTCCTAAGGTCTCTCTATATAATGtatggctgtgtgtctctgtactTGTTCCCATCTGTTGTATGATGCCACCAACAAAGTATCTCCACTGTcaaagcatctctgatgatggctgacttaggcactgatccatgagtatagcagaataccattatGAGTCATTTAATTGTTACTTTTCCCCTTAAGAACAGGAGTATATGGTTTTATCCTAGCTGTCTGGACTTATAgattctggttcttggtcacccaacagtgtcaggtatgggttccattcaTGATGTGGGCCTTaattcaaatcagacattggttggttactcctacaaggtTTTTGCCTCCATTGCCCTGGTGTGTTTTGCAGGCAAGACAGATTATAGGTCAAAGaatttgtggttgggttggtgtttccttttctcttttggtagcttgCAGAGTACATTTCCATGTCGTAGACACTAGAACATGGGGATGAAGGTTTGATGTACCAATTTGTACCCCTTGTCTCTAGACTCTAAGACTTGGGATGTCGTGATGACTGACTGGGCAGCTGATGTGGCCGGGAGTGGCAGTGAGCCAAGCTCCTTGGTGAGCAGGCAGGAGGCATGCAGTGCTCGAGTGCTCCGCACTTTCTGGAGAGACAGTGATCTTAAAAGCACCCTAGGACATCAACATAGTTAGTTGGTTGAACCTTGACTCTTGTATCATGAAACTGAGATTTAAGGTACATGCAGAGAGTCAATTTCTGAGAGAATTTATATGGGGAGATATGTCTTTAATGTTATTAGTCAGAATTTAGCAAGTGGGGAATGGATACCAAAGTTGCTTTATGTCTGGCCTTGGTTCAACAGCCAGACACCTAGAAATCTGACCTTTTGCAATTAATTTGCAGGGGCAAATAGTCTActttgaatttgctctgaggtCTTAAATCAGCTAATTGTGTAAAAACctgtctttgtagctgagaatactGTTATTTTCTAGTGTTAGCCTGAGTTATGAAAAATCTCCtactattatttctattcatcaaaattatacagcttaagaagaaatcatgttTAGACAGTCTACAGAACAAATGTCTATAAAAGTCAAGATGTAATTACTAGATTACATGTAAACATTACATGAAAATGCACAGTAATAGAGAGATTCCACAGCTGTTTTTGCTCAtgtgaaattacagacagaagcaaccagtTTTCATAGTCGATGGCCCCATAAACTTTGCTTGAAATAGGTTCCTCCCTCAGAGAATTATTTGTCTGATGGGTTGACATCTGAGTTATTAGTTGTCATATGCTACAATATGCCATGGACAATGGCAGATAACATTACAGTATTTTCACTGATTGTCCTCATATTTTTAGTGATCATTAGTGATATTTACTTGTGTACCAACTATTTTTGTGAACAAGACtgtgctaactgttcttaaataCTTTCTTGTTGTGTAATCTCACCAGCAAGAAGTTGAATTGTTGGGTCATATACTTGCACATGTGTCACACTCATTCATATCCCACATacttagtcacacacacacacacaaacatacacacacacacacacaaacatacacacacagcaccaccactaccctcagtctcacacacaacacactgattcacacacaccatgcttagacacatacaaacacacatatgtggtCATGCAGGGCCTCTTGATAAAGAACTTATAAACAGCACAACCAcacatctaaaataaaaacaaccctaTGACCTTGTTCGTGTCTACCCTATTATTTCATATGGCAGCCATGTTTCACATACAGTGTGCTGCCAGGGAATAGATGTTATGGGTGGAGTTAAACCTGTGTGTTGAGAAGGAAACACTGGTGAAAAGCTGTGGGTGTCTaggcatgtatacatgtgcagtGTTAGGGCATACCTGGGGACTTTGATGATGGTTATAACACACCACCGAGGAGTTTCCCTGGAGATTTCATTACACAGGTTTAATTAAATCTTACAGCAATGGAGACTCCATGGAGCTTCCATAGCCACAGGAGCAACTCAGAGTTGGTTTGACTCTGCACCAGCCCTTCCCTACACAAGGTGTCTTTTAGTGAGGGACCCGCTTTTCTATGACCATCTCTAGCATTCATTTCTTCTCCCTGCCAACTAactttcccttctctccacccaccctccTTAGTCCATGTTATGATGTGCAAACAAGCAAGCACATTACAGAGGCAGAGACTCTTTATGGacagtttcttcatttttctgaatTCTCAAATTCAAGCACATAACCTGATGACTGTGTTTGGAATCTGGCACTGCAATAGAGGGCGTGATCTTCCCAAGGCAAAGGTCACAAGCTTTTCTTTTGTGGAAAACACACAACTAGGCAGTCAGCAAAACCATTTCATTAATTATTCTTCTGGATGAATCATTGACAGTGAGTGTAATTTCACCTTTGAATATATAAATACCTGTCTCCATTGaggtagctttggtacctgtacCTTCCCTGCTGTGTTATTAGAGAGGTAGAGGTTGACTGGCAGGATTGTCCTGGGATAGGCTTGTCCTTTCAGCCATGCAGGTTATTCCAGCctcccttcctctgtgtgtgtgtgtgtgtgtgtgtgtgtgtgtgtgtgtgtgtgtgtgtgttctggccTCTGACTTTGTCTAGGCCGGTGGGCTGCTATTGGTGTTGCCTGTGGATGGGAACCACTGGTTCACCATGAAATCTGTTTTGTATGAACTGTACCACAGAGGCCTTGAGTTAGCGGTGGTGGTGTCAGAAGTGGAGGGCAATGGGGAAGATCACTGAATATGGtagttttttaataaaatggcccccaaaaggagcaacagtattaggaggtgtgaccttgctggagtaggtgtggctttgttggaggaagtgtgtcactgtgggactGGGCTTTGAGGACTCTTATGCTTAAGCCAATCTCAGTGTCTGTTCACATCCTGGTTCCTGCTGATcaagttgtagaactctcaggtccttcttcagcaccatgtctgcctgtgtgctgacatgcccagccatgatgatagtggactaaccTTTGGAAACACTAAGCCACccatattaaatgttttcctttgtaagagttgccttggtcatggtatttcttcaccAAGAGACTGTATTATATGAAGAACAGTGACTCAGCTTCTCACTCTCTGGAGGGTTTTGACTGAGAGTCAAGGTTGTTGCTGACACTCAATGGAAAACTCTGGAGGTCATTATGCTTTCTCTATGACACCATCTTTCACTGTGGAGGAGTCTGTTTAGCAAAAGGCAGTTAATATCTTACCCACAACagagggttctgtttttgtttttgcttttgttttaggcTTTTGTGGACCCTTTAAATGTGTGCAACTTAGTTGTTGCCAAATATCTTTCCCTTCCACGTGAGATGGTCAGATGGTCAGCAGAGTGATGTTTTGCTCTAATGTTGAAGGAAGCACTCTGTGGGCCAGTCCCTTTCTCGTGTTCCTAATCTTCTCCGCCGCCTCCCAGATATCATGACTATTAAAGAGAGAGtgggaattattttaaatttttggttaAATAGTTATTTTCTCATGGAGATCTTGTCTGAAACTCTCCAACTTCCTGTGACAATGGTCTCTACAGGGACATTTCCATTTGGCTGTCAGGCACTGACTTTACTTTTGACCATCTGAGGCCTATGATTTTCAACATGGTCTTCCCTGGTGAGATCAATGGCCACCAGGGCTAGTCACTTTCCCAAGTGTGTTATCTGACCCTTACCACAGGAAGGGAAGTTTTTTTGTGTACCTTTTTTGAGCATGTCCACTATAGCTCTTCTTATACCTGTGGCCATGCTTTGTTTTCCAGGCATTTCAGGATTCAGCTTCTTCTTCTGGTTATTCTGAAGTGattgtggtggtttttttttgttttttttgtttgtttgtttgttttttggcagaGTTACACCTCTGTATACTAGCCTGTAATTCTGGAAGGATCAAATAGTGACAACCTCAAGGACGCAGAGCTCACAAGGACTTCTCTACCTGGCTGGGCCTTAGTCTGGTTATCGGATGGTCTGTCTTTGCTGTCTAGTGACAATGCTGTCGAAAGTAGCTGGATGAGTAATGCAGTAGTGTCTGGTCCAGTGAGTCAGAAGTTAACTTCTCTAGTCAGGCAACTTCTCAAATTGTATCTGACACTGAGCAAAGCTGCAGACTAGTCTCTGAGGTTAGAGTATCTTGCTCAGAGTCAGATCATCACAGCACCAGATCAGCACAGGATCAGACACTATCTATGTGTTGTGGACTATTGGcttaagatgtgtttcatttgttaatgctgtggaatatttgtttaatgatgcaaagatgtgttgtactcatttatattgcatttgtttaactctgtgaagctgtgttactttgcctgcctaaaacacctaattggtctaataaaaaactgaatggccaggAGAGGGATAGTTGGAGctaccaggcagagagaataaataggaggagtaATCTGGGCtcaggagaagggggaggagcaagaaaaggaaaaggagaggaggatgccacaGGCCAGTTACCCAGCCAAACAACCAGCCATggaatatgaaaaaaatgaaagggtaTAGAAGAGAGAATggtaaaaagtccagaggcaaaatgtagaagaggaatgggttaatttaagttaaattaGTAAAGCTGACTACATACAAACGTAGTGAAGGCTGgaaattcataaataagaataagactccatgtatttattagggagctgagtggtgggcacCACCAATAAAACCAACTATATATATGCACAGTGGATTGCCTCTCTTCTGTGGGCAGAATTGTATGGTGGATTTCTGCCTAAACTGTTTGTCTGAATTCCCAATAAATCAAGCCTGGCTCCTTCTCTAAAGTATGCAGAGGTGGAATTTAGCTGTCAGGGTGGAGCTGTTGCTCAACCTTTCAAGTTGAGGGGACCCACTGCTTGACTTCCCCAGACAAGCAGGCCTAACTCCTCCAGTTCTGGaacctgggaaggagggaggctctGATTCCAGAATGAGTTATTGGCCAACTCTTTTCTAGATTATTATAGCaatggcttgcttttttttttttttttactaataggATCCATGGAGATGGCAGTCTCTCAGTATGAGAATCCTGGccagtatatttttaaataaattatttttattttatgttattggtGTTTTCCccgaatgtatgtctgtgtgaggctgtcagAAACCCTGAAACTGGATGGATTTAcatacaggtgtgagctgccaggtagatactaggaattgaacctgggtcctctgaaagagcagcccgTGATtccaaccactgagtcatctctctagcccccatgcccacttttaaaattttttcagagTTCTGCTTCTATTTGCCTTCTTAAAAGAACCAAACTTTGCTCATCTGAAGTCCACAGAGGTGGACACCTACATGCCAGCCCATGTTGCTGGGTCATCTTTCATGGATAAATGAAGCCACTATCGGCTTCCTAGACCAAGCATTACTAGCTCCATCATATTTCTGGAATTGGTTGAGTGGGACTTCTCCTATTTAGGAGGGCTTAGTAGGGTAACTCAGAAGTTGGGCTAGAAGAAACAGTGCAAGGACTCCAGGTAGTTTTGAACCTCCTCTCGTGATAGAGAAGGCAGTCAGCTCAGCTTCAGGGATGGTCTGTGGAGTTGGCCTATGTAGCAGCCACACTGAGATACCACTGAGACATGGAGACTGGTCCCTATGGTCACTGCCTTTTTGTTTATGTCCTCCCCCAGGTGGAATCACTAAGCCATTACCACTCTACTTCCCAAAGAGGACCTTCTGGGAAGGGTCTTGAAGGCGAGGAAAAGTTTACGAGTGTCtctggtttctctttttcttgttaaCGTGATCGGCCTGGGACACTCACCCCCATCTGTTGCTGTGCTGTGTAATTTGTGGATGTAGCACGAGAGAGGTAGAGAAATGTCAGGCCTGTTTCTACACAAGAGAAGACCGTAAAATTATACCTTTACACCACACAGAGAAATTAGCTTCAAGATGATGTGTGATGGTATAGAAAAGTTAACACCACAAAACTTACAATAGCTGGTTCAATCGTCATAACCCTGCTCTGAGAGTCTCCACAGAGCTCATGTTGTCTGGTGCCTGCAGGTTATGCTGGGACACTGTGCCTACACTGTATGTGGAGAGCAGACTCTGGGCATCACTGTTGTAGACCCAAGTCGAATGGTTCCCTTGACTAATGTTTGTCAGAAACAGTAAGTGATTAGGGGATTGTTTACGAACTCACTGGATACACTGTCATGTCCTGACTCATTATTTAATACCAGGACTAGGTCCAACATCAGCCCCTTCCTGGAATTGTGGTGAAAGGTGGAAGTCGTAAGTTCTGATCCCTTTGTTCCTAGGAAAGCAGAGTCCCTGACCATTGTGGCTGGAGTAACTTAATCTGACCATCATCAAGGAGGAAACAAGCTTTCAGAGGCTCAGCTCttcatcttctgtcttctgtctggATGTCTGTCTAaaagccaggctcagaaagaaaGTCATCCTGTCTTAGAAAGGGTTCTGAAATAACAGAAACTGATCTAACACACAGAATGTTTCCATTTTGACAGGGACAGTGGCTGTGCAATACTGGTTTACTGGAGTCCTACAGCAGGGCACAGTCCCAAGGCTCAGTGCCTGTCAGTCAAGACTCCTACATTCTCGGGTTCATTAAATCACTGCAATACACAATTGATTTGACCCTGGCCTGTCCTATGTACCATAATGTGCTCTTTAGAGAGGGTCCAGCTTTTCTGTGACCTCTAGCTTTCTCTATCTACCTCTTCTTGGTGACTTTCACTGTCCATTCTTATTAATTTTCCTTCTTATGAAGTATAAATGAGCATGTGATGAATGTAGAGGATCCTTATAGGCAGCTTCTTAatttttctgaatttaaaaatcaaaacatattgttTGATAATTCTTCAAAACTGGGTCTGCAAAAGAGGTCATGAACTTTCTGAAACAAagtcataaattttttttttttaaatctggaaagCACAAAAGTAGTCATTTCAGCCAGTGAAgttcattaattattgttcttTTGAGTAAATCATTAGCACTAAATTTAACCTCACTTAgaaacatacaaatacatgtgTCCGCTGAGAAGTCCACTGTCCTCTACTCAAGCAGTTCTATTAGAGGAGCTGAGATTCTCAGCAGCTGGACTGTCCCGGGCTCCACTTCTCCCATGGCTCCTGGAGATCTCCcagcctcccttcctctctgtgtgtgtctgctgctggcctctggctgtgcccaggcaggcaggctgctggTGGTGCCCATGGATGGGAGCCACTGGTTCACCATGCAGTCGGTTGtggagaaactcatccacagGGGGCACGAGGTGGTGACAGTTGTGCCAGAGGTGAGTTGGCAACTGGGAAAATCCCTGAATTTGACAATGAAGACATATTCAACTTCTTATACTCTGGAGGAATTCAATCGTAAGTTCAAGTTTATTTCTGACGCTCAATGGATAACTCCAGAACAACGTATACTTTCTGTAGTAACAGGCTCAGGCAAAGTGTTTTTCGAATTAATATCTTCACACTGTAGGCATTTGTTTAACGACAAGAAGTTAGTAGAGTacttgaagcagagttcttttgatgCTGTGTTTCTGGATccttttgatgtgtgtggcttaATGGTGGCCAAGTATTTGTCACTCCCTTCAGTGGTCTTTTCAAGGTATTTTTTTTGCCACCATCTTGAAGCGGGCACACAGTGCCCCAGTCCACTGTCTTATGTTCCGAGACTCTTCTCAAAATTCACAGACACCATGACTTTCATGGA
The nucleotide sequence above comes from Peromyscus eremicus chromosome 13, PerEre_H2_v1, whole genome shotgun sequence. Encoded proteins:
- the LOC131923355 gene encoding UDP-glucuronosyltransferase 1A8-like; this translates as MAPGDLPASLPLCVCLLLASGFAQAGRLLVVPMDGSQWFTMQSVVEKLTHRGHEVVTVVPEVSWQLGKSLNLTVKMYSTSHTLEEFNRKFKYFSDSQWITPKQRWLYLKTNSGNVFFELISSHCRSLFNDKKLVEYLKQSSFDAVFLDPFDVCGLTVAKYLSLPSVVFSRYLLCHHLEAGTQCPSPLSYVPRLFSKFTDTMTFMERVLNLVFYIEEWAFCNYIFKTAVEIASEVLQTPVTMDDLFSQVSVWLLRTDFVLDFPRPVMPNMVFIGGINCQQRKLISKVHFLSFST
- the LOC131923605 gene encoding UDP-glucuronosyltransferase 1A7-like, coding for MAPGDLPASLPLCVCLLLASGCAQAGRLLVVPMDGSHWFTMQSVVEKLIHRGHEVVTVVPEVSWQLGKSLNLTMKTYSTSYTLEEFNRKFKFISDAQWITPEQRILSVVTGSGKVFFELISSHCRHLFNDKKLVEYLKQSSFDAVFLDPFDVCGLMVAKYLSLPSVVFSRYFFCHHLEAGTQCPSPLSYVPRLFSKFTDTMTFMERVSNIVFYMEEHAFCYYLFKTATDIASEVLQTPMTMEDLFSQVSVWLLRTDFVLDFPRPVMPNMVFIGGINCQQRKPLLKVCCLFFST